The following is a genomic window from Adhaeribacter radiodurans.
ACCCATGCAGAATGGCTTTATCGAACGCTTTAACGGCAGTTATCGCCGGGAAATATTAGATGCTTATCTGTTTTTTGAACTGGCGGAAGTCCGGCAACTGACAGAAAATTGGCTAGAAGAATATAATACCCGTAGGCCGCATGAAGCTTTAGGAAATCTGACCCCAAGGGAATGGCTCTTGAAAAAAGAAGTGGAAATATGGAAAACTTATCCCTGAACTCAAAATCAGCCCACCAAGTTTACCACATTACCACTTCCTAGTAATAGTAATAATAATGAGAATGGTCTCATTCAAACTGTCCCAAAAATGGGGTACTTACAGTGATGCTATAATTTAGTTTGAATACGTGCCCGTATTGAGGTTATGAATCGCATACAATGAATGCCCTAAAGCTGTTTTTAAACAACAAATGCCCGGTAAATAAGAGTTTACCGGGCATTTGTTGTTTAAAACGAGACACAATAAGGCTTGCGGTAATTCAAGCTAAGATTTCAACTGCATAAGAATAGTAATTTAGTAATTTTTTTGTGGCTTAATGCACACAAGCAACTAAGTAAGCAGGAATACGCTTTAATTTACCCATTAATGTAAATTATTTGAATAACGGTTTTTTAAAACTAGCACACTGGGACTACTTTTAATCCATTGCTCCTGCAAGGGTGGCGGCACGGGGGTAGTAGCGAAAATAAAAGAACCCAGCATTATATCTTCGTCGCCGTCCTGGTCTATGTCGCCGGTGGTTAGAGTTAACCAACGCCCGGTAGCCGCCTCCGGAAAAGTTTTTCCAGCAAAAGTGTTATTCCCTTTATTTTCAAAATACACAAAACCTGATTCGGGTTGGCGGGCAAAATCGGCAAAGTAAGAAATCGCCGCTATATCTAAATCACCGTCTTCATCAAAATCGCGGGTGGCGGTTATTGAGGCACCGGGTAAAGGCAAAAAAGAAGCTTCCTGAAATTCGTTTTGTTCATTATTTAAAAATAAACGAATACCGTGATATGGTTTTAGTATAAAAGAATAATCGCCATTATCGCCATTCGAAATTAAAATATCCAAAGCACCATCCTTATTAAAATCAGCTAGTTCAAAATAGCTGGATCCGTATACAGGTGGCAATTGCAGTACTTTTTCTTCTTCAAAATGCCCATTACCTTGATTATAAAATATAAAAATGCTTTCGCTTGCCTGGGCAAACAAAGCTACAATATCCGGGCGGTTATCGTGGTTCATATCCTGAATAACAACTTGCCGGCTACCGGGTAATTTTTTCAGCAAGTGTTCCTGGTATGTACCATCCGGTTTACCTTCGTACCAGCTTAATTTACCAAGCTGATTGCCGTAGTGACAAATCACTAAATCTTCCTGATTATCATTGTTTAAATCTGCAGAAGTAAGTTTTACCGGTCGCTGCAAATCGGTTAGCTGAGGTAGTACAACCGGTGCTTTTGTAGCAGAAGCTAATTGCCAGGAATACAACCGGCCATAGGGCGCATCGGAAGGGTTGAGCGACCCAATAGTTAATACTTTATACTGCTCGTTTTTTGCTCTGACTACTGCTACCGGCGGCGTATCTAACTGAATAGAATCTATAACGTGCAATTGAGCATTCACCCGAAATAACTTATTACGGCGGTCGCCTACTAACAATTCTTTGGTAGTAGGTTCGTACTGCAGCAAAGAGGTAAGTGCATACCGGCCTTTGTTTACAGTTAAAGGAATTGCATCGAATAATAAAAGTTTACTTAATGCCAATGGCTTAGGCTCGGGTAACTTTTCGGGGGAGTTGCTTTTATAATAAGAAAGTATTTTTATCCAATCTTTTTTGGCGATTAAAGCTTTGTCCGGGTAAATGTTAGCTTTTAATAGAGTTGTTATTTCCTGGGGAGCCATCCGGGCGTACATTCCTAAATTGGCGCCAATGCCCAAGCGCTGCCCCATAGCTGGTAATACTTTCTCTTCCCATATAGCTTTCGGGAGCAAATTCGGCTCTGGAAACTGATGACACGCTGAACAGTAAACATGCGCTAAGTTGTTGCCATCCAAGGCCGCTGTTTTGGTAGTATCAGGTAAAACGGCCCGCAAATTTACCGGCTCTATTCCAGATTCTGTGGTATTCTTTTTAATTGAACAACTGCTAAATAACCAAATTCCCAAGCAACACAAAATGAACAATCGCATTTTCCGAATCTAAAAAGTCAGCTTTCGGCTACGACCCGAAAAATCTTTAATTTCTACTGTTGCCATACCAGGTTGCCACACTAATTTACGCGCCGACTGCGATAGGTAGGTATGACCATAATAAAATTCTACTCTTTGTTTTCTGCCGTTTGTATAGGTTATTTCGGCTATTGCATCCATTGGCTGTAAATTAATTATTTTTTCTTCTCGCTGATGGAGGCTTGCACTTGTTTGCCACACCTTTAAACTATCCTGGTTTTGAGTAACTAAGGTTAATTTTTCACCTTTCCCAGTATAAAGCTGTGCCATTCCTTTTGCATCGCCGTTTACAAAAAAGCCACTTTCCGAAGCAGGTAAGGGGGTAAATTTTCCTGTTCCGTTGCCTTGCAGATAAAGGCCAATAAGCGCGTCGTAATTGCCGGTGAATACTTCGGTGCTGTAGTCGTTACCTACTAATAATAAGTCTAAGTTACCGTCCTGGTTTACATCGTCGGCTACCAGGCCATAAACTGGTGCAAACTGTACTGCTTGGGGCAACTCGTGCATTTTAAACTTTCCCTGACCTAAGTTCTCTAGGTAGCTGCTGGCAAAATGAGTAGCTTGTAAAATAGTAGCGCCTTCGCGTTCTTTCGCCGGAATAACATCGTCGATAGTAGCCATTGCATAATTGCCGTACCGCGCAAAAATACTGCGGGTGCGCGGTAATTGCGCGTTTAAGTCGTCGCGGGTATGCATGGGGTATGGCCGCATCTGGCCATCTTCGGATTTCAAATAACAAGAAAGCACCGCGTCGATGCTGCCATTTTTATCAAAATCTTTGGCAATAACTTGTAAAGGCTGATTAGGTTTTGCGCAATAATTACTATTTAAACCTAAGTTACCGGCTACATAATCAATATCGCCATCGTTATCGAAGTCGCCGGCAGCTAAACTGTTCCACCAACCCGTCTGGTTTTGTACACCGGTAGTACCCGTAACATTCTGTAATTTTCCTTTGTTATTCTTCAAAAAAGTTACCGGCATCCACTCCCCGGCTATTACTAAATCTACCTGACCATCGTTATCAAAGTCCGACCACAAGGCGTCGCTTATCATACCCAATTGGGTTAGTGCCGGACAAACCTGCTGGGTAACATCGATGAATTTTCCGCCTTCGTTGCGCAGAATATAACTAGGCGGAGCCAAAGGATACTTACCCGGAATAACGCGGCCGCCGATAAATAAATCTAAATCACCATCACGGTCGAAATCAGCGGCTTTTACGCAAGACTTAATAGTTCGTAAGGCCGGTAAAGCCTGAGTATCTAAGGTAAACTGACCTTTGCCGTTATTTTTATAAAGCCGGTCCTGCAATTTGGGCGAGTCTTCCTGAAACTCGTAGCTGCCACTGGCCACATATAAATCTAAATCAGAGTCGTTATCTACATCCAAAAACAACATTCCCATATCTTCTTCCGGTTTAGGAGTAGTATAGTTGGTAGTAGAAGCTTTAAATTTACCTGTTGGTTGTTGCAAAAAGAAGGTTCCGTTTTTACCCGCTGAGCCGCCCACGTAAAAATCATCTAAGTTATCGCCGTTGATATCGCCTACGGCAATGCCAGGGCCCGATTGGGTAAATTTATGCGGCAAGGTTTTTTGAATATTAAAATCTATTTTGTCGTCTTCCTGGTGTTGGTATTGGATACTGTGTTGCGCAGCAGTCTCCTGAAAAACAAGCGGCTTGCTTACATCTATGGCAGGTTTGTTCGCCGCGGACCGGGCTTGACTTTGTTTTAACGTGAGCACCTGGTTAATTTTAACGTTACGCAGCAGTTGCATTTTTCCATCTGGCCAGATTACTTTCAAAGAATCAATGTGGGTGGCATTGCCTAGCCCAAAATGCGCTTTATTCTCGACGGAAGATAGAAAGCCCCGGTAAGCAGTGTTCTCGTAGTATTGCTTTTTCCCTTGATCATAAAATAAGCTCACTTTAGCATCTACTCCTTGCCAGTTGGGCTTTTCACCTTCAAATTTTAAACGCAAAAAGTGGTTATTACCCGTATTTTTTTTGGAGGCATATAATTGATTCTGGTAAACAAAAGCACTATCGTTAATATTATTTACTATTAAATCCAGATCGCCATCATTATCTAAATCGGCGTAGGCGGCACCATTAGAAAAGGAAGGCGTACCTAGTCCCCAGTCTTTAGTTTTATCGGCAAAGGTTAAATTGCCATTATTGTGATAGGCATAGTTCGGAATTTTAATAACCGGAATAGAATCGACAATAGCTTGTAAATTGGCTACCTGACTAACCGGGCCACTCCGGTAAATAGAAAAATCACGATCTGTTACATCCTTCGGAAAACCGTTGGTTATGATAATATCCCGGTAACCATCGTTATCAAAATCAGCCATCAAGGGAGTCCAGCTCCAATCAGTTTGGTAAATGCCGGATAATTGCCCTATTTCACTGAACGAAGGTTCCCCATTTGGCCGCGGCCCGTTGTTTAATTGCAAGGTGTTCCGGACATACTGAAAATCGTAGTTATATTGCTTATTATAAAAGTAAACCGCATAGTTATTATCTTTCATCAATAACTTTTTGCGCTTGTTATTCTCGGGCAGCATATCTACGGCCAAAATATCTACCAATCCATCGTTGTTAATATCGGCAACACTATTGCCCATAGCCGAAAAACTCGTATGCTTAATGTATTCGTTTTTGCGGTTGGTAAATGTGCCATCGTGGTTATTGATGTACAGCAAATCATCGGAGAGATAATCGTTGGTAACGTAAATATCTGGCCAGCCATCTAAATTAATATCACTGATTGCTAATCCTAAGCCGTAACCTTCGTAAATAATACCAGCCGCTTTAGAAACATTGGTAAATGTACCATTGCCATTATTGCGGTAAAGCCGGTCGTTATTAGGAGAGGTACCATCGTTTACTTTAGGGCGGTATACCGTAGGAATACTTTCATTCTGTACGTTGGTGAGCACATACAAGTCCAGGTCGCCATCATGGTCGTAGTCAAAAAAAGCCGCATTGGTGCTGTAGCCAGTATCGGCAATGCCATATTGTGGGGCTAAATTTTTGAAAACAGGTTCGCCGTTTGCATTGTTTCCCTGGTTCACAAATAACATATTTGCCCGGTCTGCTGGGTCTTTTTTTATAGTAGCGCAAACGTACATATCCAACCTACCATCCTGGTTAATGTCTACTACAGCTACCCCTGACGACCATTTACCGTTACCCGTTACTCCCGCCGTAGCAGTTATATCTTTAAATTTAAAATTACCTTGGTTCAGGTAAAGTTTATTTTGTACCATGTTACCGGTAAAGTAAACATCGTCCAAGCCATCGCCGTTGAAATCGCCGATAGCTACTCCCCCACCGTTGTAAATGTATTCTTCGGTTAAAATATTGAGGGAATCGCTTTCCAGAATGCGGTTAGAGAAGGTAATACCCGTATCGTCGGGGTCTAATTGAGTGAATAAGGTTTCAGATTTTTTCTGGCAACTACTAACTATCAAAGAAAAGATAGCCAGCATTAAAAAAGGTACTTTGTTCATTTAAAATGGGTAAGCTGTTTTGAGTTTGCAGCTAACAAACTCTTATTCCTGTTTATATAAGCTGCCTAATATACAAAAATAAAGGCAAGATTAAAGAATCTTGCCTTTATAAAAATTACTTAACAATTACTATTAGTAACCAGTATTTTGTTTAATGTTAAAAGTACCGTTAGGAAGGCGGCTGGTAGAAATAACACCTTCCGGAACCGGCATGTAATCATCCTCAGCGGTATATTTAGCATTTACAAATTTAGGAATATAGGTCTTCTCGAAAGTAACATAAGCATTAAGGGTTTCGGCTGCTATTCCCCAACGTACTAAGTCAAACTTACGGTGACCTTCCATTGCTAATTCGAGTTTGCGTTCTTCCATAATAGCTTTCATAGCATCTTCTTTACCTGCAAACGCCGAATACAACCCTACTTTGTAGTTCCCAAGTGGCCCGGAAGTGCTGGTACCTACTTTATTAAGGCCATCAATAGTAGCTTGGCTACCCGCCCGGGTGCGTATGGTATTTACATGAGTTAAGGCGTTTTCTAAACTACCTGCTTGGGCTTCTGCTTCTGCTGCCATTAATATAACATCGGAGTAACGCATTACCGGGAAGCTCAAAGCATTAGCAGGCTGACCCCAGTCGCCGGTACCGGCAGTACCACCGGATAATTCAGCGCGGGTATGCACGTTTTTCTTAGGGCTATATGGTCCACCATTTGTTACTTGTCTGATCCAGCTCCGGCCAGGATGCGGACCCCAATCGAGGTACTGAATACCCCGGCGACCCACTGTATGATCTAACCGAGGATCTAAACTGCCGTTGTAAGGAGTAAATGGCTGATCAGAAGTAAGCTGATAATCACTGGTAACCCCGGTTTGAGTGTAAGGATTGAAGGTTGGTAAACCAGTGGTAGCATCTGTCATATAAGAGTTTACCAAAGTCTGAGAAGGCTGAAAGAATCCGCAGCATCCACCGGGCTTGTCGCCGGAACCATGCGGAAAGTTCAGGTTGTTCTCGTAGTTAGCCAGGGAGTTATTACCAGCTCCCGTGTTAATGGCATACTGTATAGCAAATACGGTTTCCGCACTATTTTTAGTAGCAATGCGGAAGTTATCCCCAAAGTTTGCGTTTAAGGCGTATTTAACCCCTTTTGCAGTGGTACCACTGATCATTACCTCGTTTAGTAAAGGTAAGGCTTCGCTATACTTATTCTGGAAGATTTGAGCTTTAGCCAGAAACGCCTCTGCTGCCCATTTATTGGCTCTACCAACTTCGGGTTGTACGCCAGGTAAATTATCCTGGGCAAACTTAAAGTCAGCTTCTATCTGAGGCCAAATTTCTGCTTGGTTGGTAATAGCTCTGTAATCTTCGGTAGTAATAG
Proteins encoded in this region:
- a CDS encoding VCBS repeat-containing protein, whose protein sequence is MNKVPFLMLAIFSLIVSSCQKKSETLFTQLDPDDTGITFSNRILESDSLNILTEEYIYNGGGVAIGDFNGDGLDDVYFTGNMVQNKLYLNQGNFKFKDITATAGVTGNGKWSSGVAVVDINQDGRLDMYVCATIKKDPADRANMLFVNQGNNANGEPVFKNLAPQYGIADTGYSTNAAFFDYDHDGDLDLYVLTNVQNESIPTVYRPKVNDGTSPNNDRLYRNNGNGTFTNVSKAAGIIYEGYGLGLAISDINLDGWPDIYVTNDYLSDDLLYINNHDGTFTNRKNEYIKHTSFSAMGNSVADINNDGLVDILAVDMLPENNKRKKLLMKDNNYAVYFYNKQYNYDFQYVRNTLQLNNGPRPNGEPSFSEIGQLSGIYQTDWSWTPLMADFDNDGYRDIIITNGFPKDVTDRDFSIYRSGPVSQVANLQAIVDSIPVIKIPNYAYHNNGNLTFADKTKDWGLGTPSFSNGAAYADLDNDGDLDLIVNNINDSAFVYQNQLYASKKNTGNNHFLRLKFEGEKPNWQGVDAKVSLFYDQGKKQYYENTAYRGFLSSVENKAHFGLGNATHIDSLKVIWPDGKMQLLRNVKINQVLTLKQSQARSAANKPAIDVSKPLVFQETAAQHSIQYQHQEDDKIDFNIQKTLPHKFTQSGPGIAVGDINGDNLDDFYVGGSAGKNGTFFLQQPTGKFKASTTNYTTPKPEEDMGMLFLDVDNDSDLDLYVASGSYEFQEDSPKLQDRLYKNNGKGQFTLDTQALPALRTIKSCVKAADFDRDGDLDLFIGGRVIPGKYPLAPPSYILRNEGGKFIDVTQQVCPALTQLGMISDALWSDFDNDGQVDLVIAGEWMPVTFLKNNKGKLQNVTGTTGVQNQTGWWNSLAAGDFDNDGDIDYVAGNLGLNSNYCAKPNQPLQVIAKDFDKNGSIDAVLSCYLKSEDGQMRPYPMHTRDDLNAQLPRTRSIFARYGNYAMATIDDVIPAKEREGATILQATHFASSYLENLGQGKFKMHELPQAVQFAPVYGLVADDVNQDGNLDLLLVGNDYSTEVFTGNYDALIGLYLQGNGTGKFTPLPASESGFFVNGDAKGMAQLYTGKGEKLTLVTQNQDSLKVWQTSASLHQREEKIINLQPMDAIAEITYTNGRKQRVEFYYGHTYLSQSARKLVWQPGMATVEIKDFSGRSRKLTF
- a CDS encoding RagB/SusD family nutrient uptake outer membrane protein, which gives rise to MKNKIFLRLSLSSLLLAGMLGACKDEFLEIDPAGVYTLESLTNKKGVEGMLIAAYAALDGRPETQTTGSTNWVWGSVAADDANKGTEPSDFNSINPIELYQQTAGGEVGSKWRGVVDGIGMTNQVLRSLKEATDISAADAARIEGEARFLRAFFHMEGRKVFGLGFPWIPETAITTEDYRAITNQAEIWPQIEADFKFAQDNLPGVQPEVGRANKWAAEAFLAKAQIFQNKYSEALPLLNEVMISGTTAKGVKYALNANFGDNFRIATKNSAETVFAIQYAINTGAGNNSLANYENNLNFPHGSGDKPGGCCGFFQPSQTLVNSYMTDATTGLPTFNPYTQTGVTSDYQLTSDQPFTPYNGSLDPRLDHTVGRRGIQYLDWGPHPGRSWIRQVTNGGPYSPKKNVHTRAELSGGTAGTGDWGQPANALSFPVMRYSDVILMAAEAEAQAGSLENALTHVNTIRTRAGSQATIDGLNKVGTSTSGPLGNYKVGLYSAFAGKEDAMKAIMEERKLELAMEGHRKFDLVRWGIAAETLNAYVTFEKTYIPKFVNAKYTAEDDYMPVPEGVISTSRLPNGTFNIKQNTGY
- a CDS encoding FG-GAP repeat domain-containing protein, with amino-acid sequence MRLFILCCLGIWLFSSCSIKKNTTESGIEPVNLRAVLPDTTKTAALDGNNLAHVYCSACHQFPEPNLLPKAIWEEKVLPAMGQRLGIGANLGMYARMAPQEITTLLKANIYPDKALIAKKDWIKILSYYKSNSPEKLPEPKPLALSKLLLFDAIPLTVNKGRYALTSLLQYEPTTKELLVGDRRNKLFRVNAQLHVIDSIQLDTPPVAVVRAKNEQYKVLTIGSLNPSDAPYGRLYSWQLASATKAPVVLPQLTDLQRPVKLTSADLNNDNQEDLVICHYGNQLGKLSWYEGKPDGTYQEHLLKKLPGSRQVVIQDMNHDNRPDIVALFAQASESIFIFYNQGNGHFEEEKVLQLPPVYGSSYFELADFNKDGALDILISNGDNGDYSFILKPYHGIRLFLNNEQNEFQEASFLPLPGASITATRDFDEDGDLDIAAISYFADFARQPESGFVYFENKGNNTFAGKTFPEAATGRWLTLTTGDIDQDGDEDIMLGSFIFATTPVPPPLQEQWIKSSPSVLVLKNRYSNNLH